One genomic segment of Protaetiibacter intestinalis includes these proteins:
- a CDS encoding carbohydrate ABC transporter permease produces MTAIGSRVARTRRRADAEQKDRGIISAADWRRRRTRVATRLSHGILLASLVIVGLGPILWLAKSAVTPTQDTLRQPLALWPNGIDWSNLAEAWSRVEIDRYFLNTVVIAAGVWFAQLVVATTAGYALSVLRPRYGRFVVSLVLATLLVPNIVLLVPLYLTIVDPPLLGTSLINSFWAIWLPAGANAFNVLLVMRFFDSLPREVFEAARMDGAGPYRLFWSIVVPMSRPIIGVVSVFAIIGAWKDFLWPLLVLKNPDLQPLSVRLPQLQPFIELDVFLAALAISTVIPIALFLVFQRLFLNGAGLGGALKG; encoded by the coding sequence ATGACGGCCATCGGCTCGCGGGTCGCCCGCACCCGGCGTCGGGCCGACGCCGAGCAGAAGGATCGCGGCATCATCTCGGCGGCCGACTGGCGCCGGCGCCGCACGCGGGTTGCCACGCGGCTCAGTCACGGCATCCTGCTCGCCTCGCTTGTGATCGTGGGCCTCGGTCCCATCCTGTGGCTCGCGAAGTCGGCCGTCACCCCGACCCAGGACACCCTGCGGCAGCCGCTCGCGCTGTGGCCGAACGGGATCGACTGGTCCAACCTCGCGGAGGCGTGGTCGCGCGTCGAGATCGACCGCTACTTCCTCAACACGGTCGTCATCGCGGCGGGTGTCTGGTTCGCGCAGCTCGTCGTCGCGACGACGGCCGGGTACGCGCTCTCGGTGCTGCGCCCGCGGTACGGACGCTTCGTGGTGAGCCTCGTGCTCGCGACGCTGCTCGTGCCGAACATCGTGCTGCTCGTGCCGCTCTACCTCACGATCGTCGATCCGCCGTTGCTCGGGACCTCGCTCATCAACTCGTTCTGGGCGATCTGGCTTCCGGCGGGGGCGAACGCGTTCAACGTGCTGCTCGTCATGCGGTTCTTCGACTCGCTGCCGCGCGAGGTCTTCGAGGCGGCGCGGATGGACGGGGCAGGCCCCTACCGGCTGTTCTGGTCGATCGTCGTGCCGATGTCGCGGCCCATCATCGGCGTCGTCTCGGTGTTCGCGATCATCGGGGCCTGGAAGGACTTCCTCTGGCCGCTGCTCGTGCTGAAGAACCCGGATCTCCAGCCGCTGTCGGTGCGGCTGCCGCAGCTGCAGCCGTTCATCGAGCTCGACGTGTTCCTCGCGGCGCTCGCGATCTCGACCGTCATCCCGATCGCGCTGTTCCTGGTCTTCCAGCGTCTCTTCCTCAACGGCGCGGGCCTCGGGGGTGCGCTCAAGGGCTGA
- a CDS encoding sugar ABC transporter ATP-binding protein yields MSETPDAPAQPDAPAVLELSRIAKAFGAVVALTNGTLRLERGSIHALVGENGAGKSTLVKIVAGLYQRDAGEFRLEGDSVDFTSTAQAKDAGIAVIYQEPTLFPDLSVTENLFMGRQPRGALGVIDRRAMRAEALELFERLGVRIDPDRPTLGLSIADQQIIEIAKAISLDARVLIMDEPTAALSGVEVERLFAVARGLRDEGRAILFISHRFDEVFALCDTVTVMRDGAYIATSPIGDTTVAEIVRQMVGRDVTTLFPKQEVPIGDVVLEVEHLTQPGVFTDVSFVARAGEIVALAGLVGAGRSEIARAVFGVDPYASGTVTVAGRALPRHSPAAAMRAGIALVPEDRRQQGLVLSSSVARNATLAIRRQLARLGLITNAAENASARIWASRLEVKTASLDTEVGTLSGGNQQKVVLGKWLATDPKVLFVDEPTRGIDVGTKAEVHRLLSELAGQGMAVVMISSELPEVLGMADRVLVVHEGRITADIPREEATAESVMFAATHTAGEAA; encoded by the coding sequence ATGTCCGAAACCCCCGACGCGCCCGCGCAGCCCGATGCGCCCGCGGTGCTCGAGCTCAGCCGCATCGCCAAGGCGTTCGGCGCCGTGGTGGCGCTCACCAACGGCACCCTGCGCCTCGAGCGCGGCAGCATCCACGCCCTCGTCGGCGAGAACGGCGCAGGCAAGTCCACCCTCGTCAAGATCGTCGCCGGGCTGTACCAGCGCGACGCCGGCGAGTTCCGGCTCGAGGGTGACAGCGTCGACTTCACGAGCACCGCCCAGGCGAAGGATGCCGGCATCGCCGTCATCTACCAGGAGCCCACCCTGTTCCCCGACCTCTCGGTCACCGAGAACCTCTTCATGGGGCGCCAGCCGCGCGGCGCCCTCGGCGTCATCGACCGCCGCGCCATGCGGGCCGAGGCGCTCGAGCTCTTCGAGCGACTCGGCGTGCGGATCGACCCCGACCGCCCCACCCTCGGCCTCTCGATCGCCGACCAGCAGATCATCGAGATCGCGAAGGCCATCTCGCTCGACGCCCGCGTGCTCATCATGGACGAGCCCACCGCCGCCCTCTCCGGCGTCGAGGTCGAGCGGCTGTTCGCGGTCGCCCGCGGGCTGCGGGACGAGGGTCGCGCCATCCTGTTCATCTCGCACCGCTTCGACGAGGTCTTCGCGCTGTGCGACACCGTCACCGTCATGCGCGACGGTGCCTACATCGCCACGAGCCCCATCGGCGACACCACCGTCGCCGAGATCGTGCGCCAGATGGTGGGCCGCGACGTCACCACCCTCTTCCCCAAGCAGGAGGTGCCGATCGGCGACGTCGTGCTCGAGGTCGAGCACCTCACCCAGCCGGGCGTCTTCACGGATGTCAGCTTCGTCGCGCGCGCCGGCGAGATCGTCGCGCTCGCCGGGCTCGTCGGCGCCGGCCGCAGCGAGATCGCTCGCGCCGTCTTCGGGGTCGACCCGTACGCATCCGGCACCGTCACGGTCGCCGGGCGCGCACTGCCGCGCCACTCGCCCGCCGCCGCCATGCGCGCCGGCATCGCCCTCGTGCCCGAGGACCGCCGCCAGCAGGGCCTCGTGCTCTCCTCGAGCGTCGCGCGCAACGCGACCCTCGCCATCCGCCGCCAGCTCGCCCGCCTCGGGCTCATCACCAACGCCGCCGAGAACGCGAGCGCGCGCATCTGGGCGAGCCGGCTCGAGGTCAAGACCGCCTCGCTCGACACCGAGGTGGGCACCCTCTCGGGCGGCAACCAGCAGAAGGTCGTGCTCGGCAAGTGGCTCGCCACCGACCCGAAGGTGCTGTTCGTCGACGAGCCCACCCGCGGCATCGACGTCGGCACCAAGGCCGAGGTGCACCGGCTGCTCTCCGAGCTCGCCGGACAGGGCATGGCCGTCGTCATGATCTCCTCCGAGC
- a CDS encoding carbohydrate ABC transporter permease: MSQLSPTRSAPPAPAAVDAVAHARTRRPGRGIRGWVGGDGPHIIVFLLPLLFSFGLFSWWPIVRAVVMSFQKTNLVSAPEWVGLQNFVNVLQDPLLGTAVVNTLYFALLALLMGYPLPLIAAVLMSEVRRARGLYSALAYLPVIVPPVVGALLWKFFYDGSPTGVFNVILGWFGIPPQNWLSDQSLVMPSLVLFATWSAAGGTIIIYLAALVSVPPELYDAAEVDGASIWRKIWHITLPHLRGVLLITFILQIIGTAQVFLEPYLFTGGGPANSTTTILLLIYKYAFQNSLGGDYGAATALSIMLAIVLAVFSRLYFRLTRNWSTS; encoded by the coding sequence ATGTCCCAGCTCTCGCCGACGAGGTCGGCCCCACCCGCGCCCGCCGCCGTCGACGCGGTCGCCCACGCGCGCACCCGCCGACCCGGCCGCGGCATCCGCGGCTGGGTCGGCGGCGACGGACCACACATCATCGTCTTCCTGCTGCCGCTGCTGTTCAGCTTCGGGCTGTTCTCCTGGTGGCCAATCGTCCGCGCGGTCGTCATGTCGTTCCAGAAGACGAACCTCGTGAGCGCGCCGGAATGGGTGGGGCTGCAGAACTTCGTCAACGTGCTGCAGGATCCGCTGCTCGGCACCGCCGTCGTCAACACGCTCTACTTCGCCCTGCTCGCGCTCCTCATGGGCTACCCGCTGCCGCTCATCGCCGCCGTGCTGATGAGCGAGGTGCGTCGGGCGCGCGGACTGTACAGCGCCCTCGCCTACCTCCCGGTCATCGTGCCTCCGGTCGTCGGCGCTCTCCTGTGGAAGTTCTTCTACGACGGATCGCCCACGGGCGTCTTCAACGTCATCCTCGGCTGGTTCGGCATCCCACCCCAGAACTGGCTCTCGGATCAGTCCCTCGTGATGCCGTCGCTCGTGCTCTTCGCGACGTGGTCCGCGGCCGGGGGCACGATCATCATCTACCTCGCCGCGCTCGTCTCGGTACCGCCCGAGCTCTACGATGCGGCCGAGGTCGACGGTGCGAGCATCTGGCGCAAGATCTGGCACATCACCCTGCCGCACCTGCGCGGCGTGCTGCTCATCACCTTCATCCTGCAGATCATCGGCACGGCGCAGGTGTTCCTCGAGCCCTACCTCTTCACGGGCGGCGGCCCCGCGAACTCCACCACGACGATCCTGCTGCTCATCTACAAGTACGCGTTCCAGAACAGCCTGGGCGGGGACTACGGGGCCGCGACCGCGCTCAGCATCATGCTCGCGATCGTGCTCGCCGTGTTCTCGCGCCTGTACTTCCGCCTCACCCGCAACTGGAGCACCTCATGA
- a CDS encoding extracellular solute-binding protein, whose protein sequence is MKSNTQRFGVAGIALLSASALLAGCGTSSEPADGKVTITVSIDAGLEQEARDNFDARVAVFEKAHPDITVEAQEYTWTATTFTADLAGGTLPDVFTIPFTDGRGLIAGGQLADISQYVAELPYADQFNPNVAQAGQAEDGGQWAIPIAAYGQGLHYNRTLFEAAGLDPDAPPATWDEVREYAKKISDATGEAGYATMTSSNTGGWILTTLVNAFGGRTENADATAPTVDSEAVAEVLQYLHDLRWDDDSMGANFLYDWGTINQDFAAGRIGMYVSGGGNYGNLVTQNALNPDDYGLAVLPLQGDDPGLLGGGTLAAVSPKASAAEQRASVDWIDFYYLAKLVDEDTVVETAKLAASLDQPVGAPELPVFGQEQFAQYQSWIAPYVNVPVDQMAPYTDAIFDQPLIAEPRVATQDVYALLDTVVQAVLTDQNADIAKLLADAQTQAEALYAKAAQ, encoded by the coding sequence ATGAAGTCGAACACCCAGCGGTTCGGCGTCGCGGGCATCGCCCTGCTGTCGGCGAGCGCCCTGCTCGCCGGATGCGGGACGAGCTCCGAGCCCGCCGACGGCAAGGTGACCATCACGGTGTCCATCGACGCCGGCCTCGAGCAGGAGGCGCGCGACAACTTCGATGCGCGCGTCGCCGTCTTCGAGAAGGCGCACCCCGACATCACCGTCGAGGCCCAGGAGTACACCTGGACCGCGACCACCTTCACGGCCGATCTCGCGGGCGGCACGCTGCCCGACGTGTTCACCATCCCCTTCACCGACGGCCGCGGACTCATCGCGGGCGGTCAGCTCGCCGACATCAGCCAGTACGTCGCCGAGCTGCCCTACGCCGACCAGTTCAACCCGAACGTCGCGCAGGCCGGCCAGGCGGAGGACGGCGGCCAGTGGGCCATCCCGATCGCCGCCTACGGCCAGGGTCTGCACTACAACCGCACCCTCTTCGAGGCCGCGGGGCTCGACCCCGACGCCCCGCCCGCGACGTGGGACGAGGTGCGCGAGTACGCGAAGAAGATCTCGGATGCCACGGGCGAGGCGGGCTACGCCACCATGACCTCGAGCAACACCGGCGGCTGGATCCTCACGACCCTCGTGAACGCCTTCGGCGGTCGCACCGAGAACGCCGACGCGACCGCGCCGACCGTCGACTCCGAGGCTGTCGCGGAGGTGCTGCAGTATCTCCACGACCTCCGCTGGGACGACGACTCCATGGGAGCGAACTTCCTGTACGACTGGGGCACCATCAACCAGGACTTCGCTGCCGGCCGCATCGGCATGTACGTCTCGGGCGGCGGCAACTACGGCAACCTCGTGACCCAGAACGCCCTCAACCCGGACGACTACGGTCTCGCGGTGCTCCCGCTGCAGGGGGATGACCCCGGTCTGCTCGGCGGCGGCACGCTCGCCGCCGTCAGCCCCAAGGCCTCGGCCGCGGAGCAGCGGGCGTCCGTCGACTGGATCGACTTCTACTACCTCGCCAAGCTCGTCGACGAGGACACGGTCGTCGAGACCGCGAAGCTGGCCGCCTCGCTCGACCAGCCGGTCGGCGCCCCCGAGCTGCCGGTGTTCGGTCAGGAGCAGTTCGCGCAGTACCAGTCGTGGATCGCACCCTACGTGAACGTTCCCGTCGACCAGATGGCGCCCTACACCGACGCGATCTTCGACCAGCCGCTCATCGCGGAGCCGCGCGTCGCGACGCAGGATGTGTACGCGCTCCTCGACACGGTCGTGCAGGCCGTGCTCACGGATCAGAACGCCGACATCGCGAAGCTCCTCGCCGACGCCCAGACGCAGGCCGAGGCGCTCTACGCGAAGGCCGCGCAGTAA